In Populus alba chromosome 1, ASM523922v2, whole genome shotgun sequence, a single window of DNA contains:
- the LOC118033915 gene encoding small ribosomal subunit protein bS6c: protein MRHVRTAHPPYLLSLFLPFTDPEAVAEKMASSSTSSSLTSNLVSSPFYPSSFSKSPSLPLLSFSQTLKPFPNTSKLVYRAHSNPTTAVKAQTVDFAGSFYEGGIGSDDEPDSPIGSGTMTAVEEKETPPCPPGLRQYETMAVLRPDMSEDERLALTQKYEELLVAGGGMYVEVFNRGVVPLAYSIKKKNKAGESNTYLDGIYLLFTYFTKPESIGILEQTLNTDDDVIRSSSFKVRKRKY, encoded by the exons ATGCGCCATGTGCGTACAGCGCACCCTCCTTATCTATTATCCCTTTTTCTGCCTTTCACTGACCCAGAAGCAGTAGCTGAAAAAATGGCATcgtcttctacttcttcttcgcTTACATCAAATTTAGTTTCATCCCCATTTTACCCTTCATCATTCTCCAAATCCCCATCATTGCCCCTCCTCTCATTCTCTCAAACCCTCAAGCCTTTCCCTAACACCTCAAAACTGGTCTACAGAGCACACAGCAACCCAACAACAGCAGTCAAGGCCCAAACTGTAGACTTCGCGGGCTCGTTTTATGAAGGCGGGATCGGGTCTGACGATGAACCGGATTCTCCAATTGGGTCGGGTACTATGACTGCTGTGGAGGAGAAGGAGACGCCTCCCTGCCCACCTGGGCTTCGACAGTATGAGACTATGGCTGTTTTGAGACCCGACATGTCGGAGGATGAAAGACTCGCTCTTACACAGAAGTACGAGGAG TTGCTTGTTGCTGGTGGTGGCATGTATGTAGAGGTATTCAACAGAGGGGTCGTTCCACTAGCTTACagcatcaagaaaaaaaacaaagctgggGAGTCTAACACTTATTTGGATGGTATTTACCTTCTCTTTACCTACTTCACAAAACCTGAGTCCATTGGAATTCTTGAGCAAACTCTGAACACAGATGATGATGTTATCCGATCATCCAGTTTCAAAGTGAGAAAGAGAAAGTATTAG